From Arvicanthis niloticus isolate mArvNil1 chromosome 22, mArvNil1.pat.X, whole genome shotgun sequence, the proteins below share one genomic window:
- the Avpr1a gene encoding vasopressin V1a receptor encodes MSFPRGSHDRPVGNSSPWWPLTAEGANGSLEAAGLGESGSPPGDVRNEELAKLEIAVLAVIFVVALLGNSSVLLALHRTPRKTSRMHLFIRHLSLADLAVAFFQVLPQLCWDITYRFRGPDWLCRVVKHLQVFAMFASAYMLVVMTADRYIAVCHPLKTLQQPARRSRLMIAASWVLSFVLSIPQYFIFSMIEIEVNNNGTKALECWGTFIQPWGTRAYVTWMTSGVFVAPVVILGTCYGFICYHIWRNVRGKTASRQSKGSKGSGETSGAFHKGLLVTPCVSSVKSISRAKIRTVKMTFVIVSAYILCWTPFFIVQMWSVWDDNLIWTDSENPSITITALLASLNSCCNPWIYMFFSGHLLQDCVQSFPCCQGMAQKFTKDDSNSMSRRQTSYSNNRSPTTSSGTWKDSPKSSKSIRFIPVST; translated from the exons ATGAGTTTCCCGCGAGGTTCTCACGACCGGCCCGTGGGCAACTCCAGCCCTTGGTGGCCTCTGACCGCGGAGGGCGCCAACGGCAGCCTAGAGGCAGCGGGGCTCGGGGAAAGTGGCAGCCCGCCGGGGGACGTCCGCAACGAGGAGCTGGCCAAACTGGAGATCGCCGTGCTGGCGGTGATTTTCGTGGTGGCCCTGCTGGGCAATAGCAGTGTGCTGCTGGCACTGCACCGCACTCCACGCAAGACATCCCGCATGCACCTCTTCATCCGACACCTCAGCCTGGCAGACCTGGCTGTCGCCTTCTTCCAAGTGTTACCGCAGCTGTGCTGGGACATCACCTACCGCTTCCGCGGGCCCGACTGGCTGTGCCGCGTGGTGAAGCACCTGCAGGTGTTTGCCATGTTCGCGTCGGCCTACATGCTGGTGGTGATGACCGCTGACCGCTACATCGCAGTGTGCCACCCGCTCAAGACCCTGCAGCAGCCCGCGCGCCGCTCGCGCCTCATGATCGCCGCCTCTTGGGTGCTGAGTTTTGTACTGAGCATACCACAGTACTTTATCTTCTCTATGATCGAAATCGAGGTAAACAACAACGGCACCAAAGCCCTAGAATGCTGGGGTACCTTCATCCAGCCCTGGGGTACCCGCGCCTACGTGACCTGGATGACCAGCGGGGTCTTCGTGGCACCCGTGGTCATCTTGGGTACCTGCTATGGCTTTATCTGCTACCACATCTGGCGCAATGTCCGCGGGAAGACAGCATCGCGACAGAGCAAGGGCAGCAAGGGCTCTGGGGAAACCTCGGGTGCCTTCCACAAGGGGCTTCTGGTCACGCCTTGTGTCAGCAGTGTGAAGAGCATTTCTCGTGCCAAGATCCGCACAGTGAAGATGACCTTTGTGATTGTCAGCGCCTACATCCTCTGCTGGACGCCTTTCTTCATTGTCCAGATGTGGTCAGTCTGGGATGACAATTTAATCTGGACCG ATTCAGAAAATCCTTCCATCACGATCACAGCATTACTGGCCTCCTTGAACAGCTGCTGCAACCCGTGGATATACATGTTTTTTAGTGGCCATCTTCTGCAAGACTGTGTCCAAAGCTTCCCATGTTGCCAAGGCATGGCGCAGAAATTCACCAAGGATGACTCCAACAGCATGAGCCGCAGACAGACTTCTTATTCTAACAACCGAAGCCCGACCACCAGCAGTGGGACGTGGAAGGACTCCCCTAAATCTTCCAAGTCCATCAGGTTCATTCCTGTCTCCACTTGA